The DNA region TTTTTGTTGCAGCCCTGCTTCTAATCCAAACGCTAAATTCAAAATTTATCCTCGCAAAATTAAATTTTACATTAGTAATTACACCCCATCGGCTGCCCGTCAACACAATCTTTTATGGAAACCGGATAATCGCCGTTGAAACAAGCGCAGCAGAAATTTTTTCGTTTTTCTTTGGGTAAAACCGAAAGCATTCCGTCTATTGAGAGGTAGTGCAGTGAATCCACTTTAAAGTATTCGCGAATTTCTTCGATTGTTTTGTTGTTTGCAATAAATTTTTCTTTTATCGACATATTTATTCCGTAAAAACAAGGAAAAATTACGGGCGGCGATGATATTCGCAGGTGAATTTCTTTCGGTCCCGCCGCTCTGATAAGTTTCATAATTCTTCGCATAGTCGTCCCGCGAACGATCGAATCGTCCACCACAACTATAATTTTGTCTTTTAACTGCGAAATTATTGGATTAAATTTAACTTTAACGCTGAAATCGCGCTTGTTCTGCTCAGGATGAATAAACGTTCTGCCCGTGTAATGGTTTCGTATAAGTCCCAATTGATAAGGAATTTTCGCACCCTCTGCATAACCTAAAGCAGCCGCTGTCGCCGAATCCGGAACACCCATCACAAAATCTGCGTTTTTGGGGATTTCATATTCTTTCGCCAATTGTTTTCCGAACGCTTTACGAACGTCATCGACGCTGTTTCCGAAAACTATGGAATCCGGACGCGAAAAATATATGTGTTCAAAAATACAATGAGCGTACCTTTTCACTTTTTGAGGAAGTATCCAAAGCGTTTCCAACCCTTTGTCGCTGATTTTCATCACTTCGCCGGGCTTTACATCACGAATTAATTCCGCTCCTATTAAATCAAACGCGCACGTTTCCGACGCAATCACAAAACTTTCACCCAATTTTCCAACGGAAAGCGGACGAACGCCGTAGGGGTCTCTTGCCGCAATCATCGCATCCTTTCCCAAAAACAATACCGAAAAAGCGCCTTCGACGGCGGCAAGCGAATCGCGTATCATTTCGGCGATAGTCGGCGATTTTGAACGTGCGACCAAATGCATTATCACTTCAGTGTCGATAGTCGTTGTAAAAATAGAACCGTCGTTTTCCATTTCGCTTCGCAATTTGGCGGAATTTGTCAAATTTCCGTTATGTGCAGCCGCTAACTGACCTGCCTTAAAGTTTATCAGAACCGGCTGCGTATTCGCCAATAAAGAACCGCCGGTAGTAGAATACCGATTATGTCCGATAGCATGTTTTCCTACTAAACTATCAAGAATTTCGCGGCTGCCAAACACTTCACGAACCAACCCCATTCCCGTATGACGATACAATTTTTCATTATCCGAAGAAACAATTCCCGTGCTTTCTTGACCTCTGTGCTGTAAAGCATAAAGCCCCAAATACGTAATAAACGACGCTTCGGGATGGTTAAATATTCCAAAAATTCCACATTCTTCGTTCATTTTATCATCGTCAAAAACGCTGTTTTCAATCATTTTGTCCGCTCTGCTTTCCAAAATTTTTCTCACTGCACACTAAAATACTTTATTTACAATATTAAATATCCGTATTTGTTTTAATTGAATATCTTTTACGGATTTTTGTAAACAACATAAAATACTATAAATTCCGCAAAAACAAAACGGAGCGCAAATCTCTCTGCACTCCGTCGTTTATTCAACTCGGAATTATTCAATAAACTTTCAGATTTTCATCGTCTATTTCTACAGCGTCGCCGACTTGACGGATTATTCCTACTCCGTAAACTTTCGCTTCTTCAATTACGCTTTTATCAAACGAAAAACCCGCCGCTCCAAGATATAATTCGTAGTTCTTATAGATGGGAAAATATTCACGAAACTGAGACGCTTTATTTAACGCTATTTCTTTAATAAAATTCGGATGTATTCTGTTTTTCGCCTCAATAATCGCCACTGATTTACCGTTAACCAAAACACTGTCAAATTCCGCTGATTTCCCTTTTTTGTTATATTCCAAATTAGAAATCATATAGTCATACGTTTCTTTACCGAAAGATAATTTCTTTTTGAATACGTTTTGAAAATACTGCTCTGCGTGATAACCGATATTGTTGTTTACCCCGTTCACTATTTCGTCAAGCCGGTCTAATTTTTTGTCGGTTTTCTTTTGCTGCTCTCTCAACTCCGCAAAACCTTTAGCATTCTCTTCCATCAACGCTTCAATTCTGTCTAACCGCTCTCTCCACTCTTCCATAAATTTTCACCTATCTTTAATGTTACAATACAAATATACAATTTGCCGCAAAAACAAAACGGAGTGCAAATCTCTCTGCACTCCGCTTATTATTTAGACTATAAACCTTCAACCGTCATATTCCGACCGCATCAATGGTTAATACAAAGGAAACACTGCTATTTTACCTCAATATCATAATTCCTGACAAACGGCTGTCCCTCTGTCAATCCGTTTTCTATCGTCGCAGTAATGAAAACTTTACCGGGTTTGTCAAACGTAAACGACATATCCCCGTTGGAACTAACAGTCATTGTTACATCGGCCGTACTCCATAATATATCCTTATAGGTAGCGTTAGCCGGATATACTGTCGGGTAAAGGTTACTCAAAACAAGAGTTTCTCCAAGAGTATACGATAAAGGAAATAATTTGTCCGCAGTTCCCATAAAGTGTATCTCGGTTACCGGTGTATAGGCGATGGCACCCTGCACTGAAACACCCCACGTTTGCATAAAATACGATCCCCCAAGTTCGCTCCCGTTTACTATTGATGCGGTAATTGTGACAAGTCCCTCACCCTTATCAAACACAAGATCTTGTGTGAATGGGTTATAGGTGCATGCTCCATCAAACACCCAACTTATATTCTTATTCGTAGCGTTTGAAGGAAACACCGTAGCAATGTTATTCATATTAAACGGAATCAAACTTCCGGGCGCAGCAATTTTCGGAATACTGTTTGCCACAATACTGTCCACCGCAACAAACTGACTGTTGGCGTTAGGCATTACCTGAACAGTCCAACCCAGGACGTAATCCTGTCCGGGCGCATATCCGTCTTTTATCATTGCAATAACCGTAACAGCCCCGACATTACCAAACACCATCATGCCGTTTGTGTTTATCGTCGCCATTTCACCCACAACACTCCACTCTATCTTTTGATTGGTAGCGTTTTGCGGAAGAACCTTAAAGCCGTTACTAAGCGGAATCCCCGCTCCGACAACAACAGTCGTCGGGAAAGTTCCGTCGATGTTTGTTACCGCAACAAAACCGTCGCAGTCCTTGCAAGGCTTATCTTCGCCTTCATCCGAAACAATAATCGTAAAGATTTTGGTATATGCCTGTCCAGGCGCTCTTCCGTTTGCTATGGTTGCAGTAATCGTATATCTTCCCGCCTTGTCGAACGCAACGGTAAGGTCGGAAGTCATTGTCAAACCCTGACCGGCTGTCCATACAATATTCTTGTTCGTAGCATTTGAAGGGAAAACTTCGGGAGCAAGTTCGTTGATATTCGCCTTAGTTCCCGCGTCAACAATAATAGAATCGGAGAACATCATAAACACAATATCATTCACCGCAACAAAGTCGCCTGTGCTTTCGTTACCTACAACCACTTCCCATCTTTGAACATAGTCCTTAATGGAAGCAGTAACAGTACCGTCAGGGTCTTTCTCGGTTACTACCACGCCGCGTTTTATCGTTGCCGTAATCGTAACAGTCCCGACATTATTAAATACCATCATACCGTTTGCGTTTATCGTCGCCATATTTCCATCGGCATTCCACTCTATAGTCTTGTTCGTGGCGTTTTGCGGAAGAACCTTAAAGCCGTTACTAAGCGGAATCCCCGCTCCGACGACAACATACGACGGAAAACCTCCGTCAATATTTTCTACCGATACGAAGTCAACGTTACCGCAATCTTCGCAAGGCTTTTCTTCTACTACCTTAATCATAAACGTTTTGGTAAACGCCTTGTTTGTACCGGCGCCGTTCGCTATTGTCGCAGTAAGCGTAAACGTTCCTAATTTATCAAACGAAACATCAAGATTCGGCGTAAGCGTCAAACCCTCGCTTGCCGTCCAGACTATTGTTTTGTTCGTAGCGTTTGCAGGAAGCGCTGTCGGCTCAAATTCGTTTATGTTTCCTTTCGCTCCCAAATCAACAATAATAGTATCGGATATATCTCCCGTGTCATAACCGCCAAGAATTATATCCGTAACAGCGACAAAAACCGGAACATCCTTTGTTATAATTACCGTCCAAGTTTTAACATAATCGCCGTTACTTACCGTGCCGTCCGCTGTCGTCGAAGAGTTCTGCGACTTGCCGCCCGCTATCGTCGCCGTGATTGTCGCCTGTCCTTCGCTGTCGAATATAAAGCCCGTCGTAACTCCGTCTTTGGTAATTGCGCTTGCTCCCGTCGCTCTCCACAAAATAGTTTGCTTTGTCGCATTCTTCGGGAAAATAACCGCCTCATAAAGGTCAAACGTTATTTGTGCGCTTGGTTTTAAGTATTGCGGAATCGCAAGCACTATAGAATCTACCGCTACAAACTCGTCTTTGCCGACTACTCTAACATTCCACGTTTGAGTATAAGCCTGATCCTTCGCCTTGCCGTTTGCTATCGTCGCCGTAATTGTCGCCGTTCCCACAGTGTCGAAAGTAACTTCTCTTCCAAGTGCGTCAATGCTTGCTTTGGTTACACTCCATACTATCTTTCTGTTGCTTGCGTCAAAAGGAGTAACGCTTGCCAAAAGAGAAATCTTGCCGCCTACATTAATTGATGACAAAATATCACATTTTATTCCGCTAACCGCTACAAACGACGGCTGTGTAATAACTGTTTCACTTGTGTCTGTTGATTCTAAAACTTCTTCCTTTTCCGACTGTGAATAGCAAAACTCTTTAATTAAAGAATCCGGCAGATCGATAGTCGCGCTTCCGCTCTTAAGTTGAAACTTTCCCGTCGTTACGGCTT from Chitinispirillales bacterium includes:
- a CDS encoding Ig-like domain-containing protein, with translation MKNKQTVFMGIVLSFFTAALIMVGCSKDDGDKSASEVKIPDNITAVVPEGVGELSQGDDIQTVPIIGTKFEDIIDNGFVDLYMEALKGSAFIPTVRGGNTRAANDSKRTYIGYGDVYGGVRVVHEKGGDLEVDKYSYESIANEFFDYSNVDSLYLGGSVSYFNAETKNQNGGVNRIEQCDGTIRFNGKFKGEIVFDNVVCSRKIENGVSGKAVTTGKFQLKSGSATIDLPDSLIKEFCYSQSEKEEVLESTDTSETVITQPSFVAVSGIKCDILSSINVGGKISLLASVTPFDASNRKIVWSVTKASIDALGREVTFDTVGTATITATIANGKAKDQAYTQTWNVRVVGKDEFVAVDSIVLAIPQYLKPSAQITFDLYEAVIFPKNATKQTILWRATGASAITKDGVTTGFIFDSEGQATITATIAGGKSQNSSTTADGTVSNGDYVKTWTVIITKDVPVFVAVTDIILGGYDTGDISDTIIVDLGAKGNINEFEPTALPANATNKTIVWTASEGLTLTPNLDVSFDKLGTFTLTATIANGAGTNKAFTKTFMIKVVEEKPCEDCGNVDFVSVENIDGGFPSYVVVGAGIPLSNGFKVLPQNATNKTIEWNADGNMATINANGMMVFNNVGTVTITATIKRGVVVTEKDPDGTVTASIKDYVQRWEVVVGNESTGDFVAVNDIVFMMFSDSIIVDAGTKANINELAPEVFPSNATNKNIVWTAGQGLTMTSDLTVAFDKAGRYTITATIANGRAPGQAYTKIFTIIVSDEGEDKPCKDCDGFVAVTNIDGTFPTTVVVGAGIPLSNGFKVLPQNATNQKIEWSVVGEMATINTNGMMVFGNVGAVTVIAMIKDGYAPGQDYVLGWTVQVMPNANSQFVAVDSIVANSIPKIAAPGSLIPFNMNNIATVFPSNATNKNISWVFDGACTYNPFTQDLVFDKGEGLVTITASIVNGSELGGSYFMQTWGVSVQGAIAYTPVTEIHFMGTADKLFPLSYTLGETLVLSNLYPTVYPANATYKDILWSTADVTMTVSSNGDMSFTFDKPGKVFITATIENGLTEGQPFVRNYDIEVK
- the purF gene encoding amidophosphoribosyltransferase translates to MIENSVFDDDKMNEECGIFGIFNHPEASFITYLGLYALQHRGQESTGIVSSDNEKLYRHTGMGLVREVFGSREILDSLVGKHAIGHNRYSTTGGSLLANTQPVLINFKAGQLAAAHNGNLTNSAKLRSEMENDGSIFTTTIDTEVIMHLVARSKSPTIAEMIRDSLAAVEGAFSVLFLGKDAMIAARDPYGVRPLSVGKLGESFVIASETCAFDLIGAELIRDVKPGEVMKISDKGLETLWILPQKVKRYAHCIFEHIYFSRPDSIVFGNSVDDVRKAFGKQLAKEYEIPKNADFVMGVPDSATAAALGYAEGAKIPYQLGLIRNHYTGRTFIHPEQNKRDFSVKVKFNPIISQLKDKIIVVVDDSIVRGTTMRRIMKLIRAAGPKEIHLRISSPPVIFPCFYGINMSIKEKFIANNKTIEEIREYFKVDSLHYLSIDGMLSVLPKEKRKNFCCACFNGDYPVSIKDCVDGQPMGCNY